Proteins from a genomic interval of Chroococcidiopsis thermalis PCC 7203:
- a CDS encoding diheme cytochrome C translates to MLPALKSKPHRPKSKRSPAILFLLILAWSIAAAWVLAMATHAQPANTIDAVPQRYQLGQELYLENCATCHIAVPPAVLPVQTWQRLLQDTQHYGVQIKPLVDPPRILVWNYLRFASRPLNQDEEIPYRIANSRYFKALHPKVKLPKPTQLSSCVTCHPNANAFNFRSLTSEWENSP, encoded by the coding sequence ATGTTACCTGCCCTCAAATCGAAACCACATCGCCCAAAAAGCAAGCGATCGCCTGCGATCCTCTTTCTGTTAATTTTAGCTTGGAGTATTGCTGCTGCTTGGGTTTTAGCAATGGCAACGCACGCCCAACCAGCTAACACCATTGATGCAGTTCCCCAACGCTATCAACTAGGACAAGAACTCTACTTGGAAAACTGCGCGACTTGCCACATCGCCGTTCCACCAGCCGTCTTACCCGTGCAAACTTGGCAGCGGCTGCTACAAGATACCCAGCACTACGGCGTACAAATCAAACCCTTAGTCGATCCACCCCGCATTCTAGTGTGGAATTATCTCAGATTTGCTTCCCGTCCCCTCAACCAAGACGAAGAAATACCATACCGCATTGCCAACTCGCGTTATTTCAAAGCTTTGCATCCCAAAGTCAAATTACCAAAACCAACTCAACTCAGCAGTTGCGTCACCTGTCATCCCAACGCCAACGCCTTCAACTTCCGTAGCCTTACATCAGAATGGGAGAATTCCCCATAA
- a CDS encoding DUF3616 domain-containing protein, whose amino-acid sequence MNYSPSKCDRILLKFNDSFKKSRTDLSAVLLFPKHHLWVGSDETSTIERLTFVEQQNCFAEHHTFHVQDFIELPKPEDEEIDIEGLAYHDYYLWFIGSHSWKRKKPKPEHTDVENIERLAKIKTEENRYIIGRIPLVDGTLRQSCPHPEAPDVTLTAAKVKLTEGGNMLTEALATDPHLGDFVKTNIPGKDNGFDVEGIAIYQQKVFLGLRGPVLRGWAAILELELEIDDREDTLKLKPIGAEQNLYKKHFVYLNGLGIRDLHVDEKDFLILAGPTMDLDGPVRVYRWHNGVNIAENTLSYPEVMLEIPFGIGDDHAEGMITFNEYTQTPSLLVIYDAPAAARLEGEGGVWADVFSYQ is encoded by the coding sequence ATGAATTATTCTCCTAGCAAATGCGATCGCATTCTACTCAAGTTTAATGACAGCTTCAAAAAAAGTCGAACAGATCTTTCAGCAGTACTCCTTTTTCCCAAACATCATTTGTGGGTTGGTTCGGATGAAACATCGACTATCGAACGTCTAACTTTTGTAGAGCAGCAAAACTGCTTTGCCGAACATCACACATTTCACGTTCAAGATTTTATTGAGCTACCAAAACCGGAAGACGAGGAAATTGATATTGAAGGATTAGCTTATCACGATTACTATCTCTGGTTTATTGGTTCTCATAGTTGGAAGCGCAAAAAGCCAAAACCAGAACATACTGATGTGGAGAATATTGAACGATTAGCTAAGATAAAAACGGAAGAAAATCGTTATATTATTGGACGTATTCCCTTAGTTGATGGCACTTTGCGGCAGTCTTGTCCTCATCCTGAAGCTCCAGATGTCACCTTGACTGCGGCAAAAGTTAAACTAACAGAGGGGGGTAATATGCTTACTGAAGCTTTAGCAACAGATCCCCATCTTGGCGATTTTGTCAAGACTAATATTCCCGGTAAAGATAATGGTTTTGACGTAGAAGGAATAGCAATCTATCAACAAAAAGTTTTTCTTGGTTTACGGGGTCCAGTATTGCGGGGCTGGGCAGCGATCTTAGAGTTAGAGTTAGAAATAGATGATCGAGAAGACACTTTAAAGCTAAAGCCAATTGGAGCAGAACAAAATCTTTATAAAAAGCATTTTGTTTATTTGAATGGCTTAGGTATTCGAGATCTACACGTAGATGAAAAAGATTTTTTAATCTTAGCGGGACCGACAATGGATTTAGATGGTCCAGTCCGAGTTTATCGCTGGCACAATGGTGTAAATATAGCTGAAAATACGCTATCTTACCCAGAGGTTATGTTAGAAATCCCTTTCGGTATTGGAGACGACCACGCAGAAGGAATGATTACGTTTAATGAATATACTCAAACTCCGTCGCTTTTGGTGATTTACGACGCACCCGCCGCAGCAAGATTGGAGGGTGAAGGTGGCGTGTGGGCAGATGTATTCAGTTATCAGTAG
- the rnc gene encoding ribonuclease III: MTLFYPRRQKQLQSLVNKLGISTSAQINWQLLDLALTHPTVSAQANYEQLEFVGDAVVRLVAAEVLWETYPECPVGEFAAIRSVLVSDRILAQLATEYGLELYLLVSNSASTDRAGRESRLADAFEAVLGALYLSTRTQELVRPWLDPHFKQLAAEIRTDPARHNYKAALQEWTQAQFKILPEYRVRESLQPHGAFERFSAEVWLQGRLLGQGTGRSKKDAEQAAAQVAFIAVTSDQ, translated from the coding sequence ATGACCTTATTCTATCCGCGTCGGCAAAAGCAATTACAAAGCTTAGTCAATAAACTGGGAATCTCGACCTCAGCTCAAATCAATTGGCAATTGCTAGATTTAGCATTAACCCATCCTACTGTCTCAGCTCAAGCAAACTACGAACAATTAGAATTTGTCGGAGATGCAGTTGTGAGACTCGTAGCAGCCGAAGTCTTATGGGAAACTTACCCCGAATGTCCAGTGGGAGAATTTGCCGCAATTCGGTCAGTTTTGGTCAGCGATCGCATTTTGGCGCAACTAGCCACAGAATACGGCTTGGAACTCTATCTGCTTGTTTCTAACAGTGCTTCTACCGATAGAGCCGGACGAGAATCGCGCCTAGCAGATGCTTTTGAAGCTGTTCTCGGCGCTCTTTATCTCAGCACCCGCACCCAAGAACTCGTGCGTCCTTGGCTCGATCCGCATTTTAAGCAACTAGCAGCAGAAATTCGCACCGATCCAGCAAGACACAACTACAAAGCAGCCCTGCAAGAGTGGACTCAAGCACAATTTAAGATTTTGCCAGAATATCGCGTCCGAGAATCTCTACAGCCTCACGGAGCTTTCGAGCGTTTTAGTGCTGAAGTTTGGTTGCAAGGGCGTTTACTAGGTCAAGGGACGGGACGCTCAAAAAAAGATGCCGAACAAGCTGCGGCTCAAGTTGCCTTTATTGCAGTGACCAGTGACCAGTGA
- a CDS encoding NIL domain-containing protein produces the protein MKKRVTLTFPRRAIQVPVTYRLAKDFNVAANIIRAQVAPNQVGTLVVELSGDIDQLDAAVDWMRSQNINVSSAMAEITIDRELCVDCGLCTGVCPTEALTLNSATFELTFTRSRCIVCEQCIPTCPTQAISTNL, from the coding sequence ATGAAAAAAAGAGTTACCCTGACCTTCCCTCGTCGTGCCATACAAGTACCAGTGACATACAGACTGGCAAAAGATTTTAACGTTGCTGCTAATATTATCCGCGCTCAAGTTGCCCCTAATCAAGTTGGTACGTTAGTTGTAGAATTGTCAGGAGATATCGATCAACTCGATGCGGCGGTTGATTGGATGCGATCGCAAAACATCAACGTCTCTTCGGCAATGGCTGAAATTACCATCGATCGCGAACTTTGCGTAGACTGCGGTTTGTGTACCGGAGTTTGTCCCACCGAAGCCTTAACCCTTAATTCTGCCACATTTGAACTGACATTCACGCGATCGCGCTGTATTGTCTGCGAACAGTGCATTCCTACCTGTCCAACGCAAGCCATCTCAACAAACCTTTAA
- a CDS encoding thioredoxin family protein, with product MSLNTPDPPIEPTELTVGKRVRNLIVVLVAIALSVALFLGLRTQTGAVTLATLSDRSTPLEVALSNSKPTLMEFYADWCTVCQKMVPDIAQLEQEYAGKVNFVMLNVDNSKWLPEILKYRVDGIPHFVYLGKQGEAIAQAIGEQPRSIMASNLEALLNDAPLPYTSASGQVSKYEANVTPSSETDDPRLHSSQVVK from the coding sequence ATGAGTTTGAATACTCCAGATCCTCCAATTGAGCCTACTGAGTTGACGGTAGGAAAACGGGTTAGAAATTTAATTGTAGTTTTAGTTGCGATCGCTCTGAGTGTCGCCTTATTCCTTGGCTTACGGACTCAAACGGGTGCAGTGACGCTAGCAACATTAAGCGATCGCTCGACACCGCTAGAAGTGGCTTTGAGCAACAGCAAGCCAACGCTGATGGAGTTTTATGCTGACTGGTGTACGGTATGTCAGAAAATGGTTCCAGATATTGCTCAGCTAGAACAAGAGTACGCCGGCAAGGTAAACTTTGTCATGCTGAATGTGGATAACAGCAAGTGGTTGCCAGAGATTCTGAAATATCGAGTTGACGGGATTCCCCATTTCGTGTATCTAGGTAAACAAGGAGAGGCGATCGCGCAGGCGATCGGAGAACAACCGCGCAGTATTATGGCAAGTAACTTAGAAGCTTTATTAAATGATGCGCCCTTGCCTTATACTTCCGCTAGCGGTCAAGTCTCCAAATACGAAGCAAATGTTACTCCATCCTCTGAAACTGACGATCCACGTTTACATAGCTCCCAGGTGGTGAAGTGA
- a CDS encoding putative bifunctional diguanylate cyclase/phosphodiesterase, protein MNKGTIICVDDERNILLSLHDSLSQIATGYAIELAESGVAALSIITELSQNQIEVPLIICDRAMPEMDGATLLTQLHQQFPKTPKILIAELAEISHAIQASDRTHLYRYITKPWDETDFSLTVREALRSYEQAKQIAAQNQTLKQMHLELQREIANRRRAEALLVYDALHDTLTGLPNRTLLVERIEQAIRTVRYDSTYQFAVLFIDLDRFKIINDSLGHTIGDELLVAISTRFRQCLRNTDIIARLGGDEFAVLLEEIQDTSDAIQIAQRLLESLCTPFNLKGHTVAASASIGVVVGSSSTAYDSAADLLRDADLTMYHAKKTGRAGYALFDRQLHVQTLKLLKIQSDLHQALERQEFILCYQPIVALSTGKLIGFEALVRWHHPQQGLISPGDFIPVAEETGFIIFLGEWVLREACRQMHQWQLQFPLHSPLTISVNISGKQFSQVNFVQQIEQILLETGFDAHLLKLEITESVLMENAQSSTSMLSQLQALGIRLSIDDFGTGYSSLSYLHRLRLDTLKIDRSFVRDVDRSVEQIEIIRTIIALAWNLGMDVVAEGIETKKQLFQLRSLKCEYGQGYLFAKPLDRAAIETLLAQDLPLQYLS, encoded by the coding sequence ATGAATAAAGGGACAATTATTTGTGTTGATGACGAACGCAACATACTACTTAGCCTGCACGATAGCTTGAGTCAAATCGCTACCGGATATGCGATCGAGCTAGCAGAAAGCGGAGTAGCAGCCTTGAGCATAATTACTGAACTTAGCCAAAATCAAATTGAAGTCCCTCTGATTATCTGCGATCGCGCTATGCCTGAAATGGATGGAGCAACTCTGCTAACCCAGCTGCATCAACAATTCCCTAAAACACCCAAAATTCTCATCGCTGAACTAGCTGAAATCAGTCATGCCATCCAAGCGAGCGATCGCACCCATCTTTACCGCTACATTACCAAACCTTGGGACGAGACAGACTTCAGTTTAACCGTGCGCGAAGCACTACGGAGTTACGAGCAAGCTAAACAAATAGCAGCACAAAACCAGACATTGAAACAAATGCATCTGGAACTCCAGCGCGAGATCGCCAATCGCCGCCGTGCTGAAGCCCTTTTAGTCTATGATGCCCTTCACGATACGTTGACAGGGTTACCTAACCGCACGCTATTAGTGGAACGGATCGAACAAGCAATTAGAACGGTACGATACGACTCAACATATCAATTTGCCGTATTGTTTATCGATCTCGATCGCTTCAAAATTATCAACGATAGTTTGGGACATACAATAGGCGATGAGCTGCTAGTTGCAATTTCAACTCGCTTTCGCCAATGCCTGCGCAACACTGATATCATCGCTCGGCTGGGAGGCGATGAGTTCGCTGTCTTACTCGAAGAAATTCAAGATACTAGCGACGCGATCCAAATAGCACAGCGCTTGTTAGAAAGCCTATGTACGCCATTCAATTTAAAAGGTCATACCGTTGCTGCCAGTGCCAGCATTGGCGTTGTTGTGGGTTCTAGTTCCACTGCCTATGACAGTGCTGCCGATTTGCTGCGAGATGCCGATCTAACCATGTACCATGCAAAGAAAACAGGCAGAGCTGGCTATGCCTTGTTCGATCGCCAACTACACGTTCAGACCCTCAAATTACTAAAAATTCAGAGCGACTTGCATCAAGCTTTAGAGCGGCAAGAATTTATTTTGTGTTATCAACCAATTGTTGCTCTAAGTACGGGCAAACTCATAGGTTTTGAAGCCTTAGTACGCTGGCATCATCCCCAACAAGGTTTGATCTCGCCTGGTGATTTTATTCCCGTTGCCGAAGAAACAGGATTCATTATCTTTCTGGGAGAGTGGGTATTGCGAGAAGCCTGTCGCCAGATGCACCAGTGGCAGTTACAATTTCCTCTGCATTCACCATTAACTATTAGCGTCAATATTTCTGGCAAACAGTTTTCTCAAGTCAATTTCGTGCAGCAGATCGAACAAATTCTTCTAGAAACTGGGTTTGATGCCCATTTGCTCAAACTAGAGATTACCGAAAGCGTACTCATGGAAAATGCCCAGTCTTCAACGAGTATGCTTAGCCAATTACAAGCTTTGGGTATTCGGTTATCTATTGATGACTTCGGCACGGGGTACTCGTCTTTAAGTTATTTACATCGCCTACGCCTCGATACCTTAAAAATCGATCGCTCCTTCGTGCGCGATGTCGATCGCAGTGTCGAACAAATTGAAATTATCCGTACCATCATTGCCCTAGCTTGGAACTTGGGTATGGATGTCGTTGCCGAAGGCATAGAGACAAAAAAACAACTCTTCCAACTGCGATCGCTCAAATGCGAATACGGACAAGGTTATCTATTTGCTAAACCTTTAGATCGAGCCGCGATTGAAACTCTACTCGCTCAAGATCTGCCACTGCAATACTTAAGTTAG
- the secA gene encoding preprotein translocase subunit SecA: protein MLKTLLGDPNARKLKKYQPYVTEINLLEEDIKALPDEQLIGKTAEFKQRLEKGESLDDILPEAFAVVREAGRRVLGMRHFDVQLLGGIILHQGQIAEMKTGEGKTLVATLPSYLNALTGKGAHVVTVNDYLAKRDAEWMGQVHRFLGLSVGLIQQSMTPDERKRNYACDITYVTNSEVGFDYLRDNMATHMDDVVQRPFNFCVIDEVDSILIDEARTPLIISGQVEKPTEKYIRASQIAAALQKDEHYEVDEKARNVLLTDEGFAAAEELLGVTDLFNPDDPWAHFVFNALKAKELFLGDVNYIVREDEIVIVDEFTGRVLPGRRWSDGLHQAIEAKERVEIQPETQTLATITYQNLFLLYPKLSGMTGTAKTEQAEFEKIYKLEVASIPTNRTTKRRDLSDVVYKNEAGKWRAIAQECAEMHEKGRPVLVGTTSVENSEVLSRLLNQLEIPYNLLNARPENVERESEIIAQAGRKGAVTIATNMAGRGTDIILGGNADYMARLKLREYFMPRIVMPEDEDVFAVQRAAGLPTGSSSGQGFVPGKKVKTWKASPQIYPVELSRETEQMLKAAVEVAAQEYGERSLSELEAEDKVAVASEKAPTDDVVIQRLREVYNQIKHEYEQFTTKEHDEVVGLGGLHVIGTERHESRRIDNQLRGRAGRQGDPGSTRFFLSLEDNLLRIFGGDRVAGLMQAFNVEEDMPIESGLLTRSLEGAQRKVETYYYDIRKQVFEYDEVMNKQRRAIYAERRRVLEGQDLKEQVLKYGEQTMNEIVDYYINPDLPSEDWDIPKLVSKVKEFVYLLADLEPEQMEDLTVSDIKAFLHEQVRIAYDIKEAEIEQIRPGLMRQAERFFILQQIDSLWREHLQQMDGLRESVGLRGYGQKDPLIEYKTEGFEMFLDMMTNIRRNVVYSLFQFQPQIEPSVTAQSEMV from the coding sequence ATGCTAAAAACCTTGCTGGGCGATCCCAACGCTCGTAAGCTCAAAAAATATCAGCCTTACGTCACAGAAATTAATTTATTAGAAGAAGACATTAAAGCTCTCCCTGACGAGCAACTAATTGGTAAGACAGCAGAGTTTAAACAGCGCCTCGAAAAAGGTGAAAGCTTGGATGACATTCTGCCAGAAGCATTTGCTGTCGTGCGCGAGGCGGGACGCAGAGTATTGGGAATGCGGCACTTTGACGTGCAGTTACTAGGTGGTATTATCCTCCACCAAGGTCAAATTGCCGAGATGAAAACGGGTGAGGGTAAGACCTTAGTGGCAACCCTGCCATCTTACCTCAATGCATTGACAGGGAAAGGAGCGCACGTAGTCACCGTCAACGATTACCTGGCAAAGCGGGACGCTGAATGGATGGGTCAAGTGCATCGTTTCTTGGGGTTGAGCGTCGGACTGATTCAACAAAGCATGACCCCAGACGAGCGCAAGCGCAACTATGCTTGCGATATTACCTATGTCACCAATAGCGAGGTGGGTTTTGACTACCTGCGCGACAACATGGCTACCCACATGGATGATGTCGTGCAGCGTCCCTTCAACTTCTGCGTCATTGACGAAGTAGACTCAATCTTAATTGATGAAGCACGCACGCCTTTAATTATCTCTGGACAAGTAGAAAAACCGACAGAAAAATATATCCGTGCCTCTCAAATTGCCGCTGCCTTGCAAAAAGACGAGCATTACGAAGTTGATGAAAAAGCGCGGAACGTGCTACTAACAGATGAGGGTTTTGCTGCTGCCGAAGAATTGTTGGGAGTGACGGATTTATTCAACCCCGATGACCCTTGGGCGCATTTCGTTTTTAACGCCCTCAAAGCTAAAGAATTATTCCTCGGGGATGTAAACTACATCGTTCGCGAAGATGAGATAGTCATCGTAGACGAGTTTACCGGACGGGTGCTACCAGGCAGACGCTGGAGTGACGGATTGCACCAAGCCATTGAAGCCAAGGAAAGGGTAGAAATTCAACCGGAAACTCAAACTTTAGCCACGATTACCTACCAAAACCTATTTTTGCTCTATCCAAAACTGTCGGGGATGACAGGGACGGCAAAAACAGAACAGGCAGAGTTTGAGAAGATTTACAAACTCGAAGTTGCAAGTATTCCTACCAATAGAACGACAAAACGCCGAGACTTATCTGATGTAGTTTACAAGAATGAAGCAGGTAAGTGGCGGGCGATCGCTCAAGAATGTGCTGAGATGCACGAAAAAGGTCGCCCTGTCCTAGTCGGTACGACTAGCGTGGAAAACTCTGAAGTTCTCAGTCGGCTGCTCAACCAGTTAGAAATCCCATATAACCTACTCAATGCTAGACCGGAGAACGTCGAACGGGAATCGGAAATTATCGCCCAAGCAGGTAGAAAAGGGGCTGTTACGATTGCTACCAACATGGCAGGACGAGGTACGGATATCATCTTGGGTGGTAATGCCGATTATATGGCACGCCTGAAACTGCGGGAATACTTCATGCCGCGGATCGTGATGCCAGAGGATGAAGACGTATTTGCCGTACAACGGGCGGCTGGTTTACCTACAGGTAGTAGCAGCGGTCAGGGTTTTGTCCCTGGAAAGAAGGTCAAGACCTGGAAAGCATCGCCCCAAATTTATCCCGTCGAGTTATCGCGAGAAACCGAGCAAATGCTCAAAGCAGCCGTAGAAGTTGCGGCGCAAGAGTATGGGGAAAGAAGTTTATCGGAACTCGAAGCCGAAGATAAAGTCGCCGTTGCTTCGGAAAAAGCCCCTACAGATGATGTGGTAATTCAACGCTTGCGGGAAGTTTACAACCAGATCAAGCACGAATACGAACAATTCACCACTAAAGAACACGATGAAGTGGTAGGGTTAGGTGGACTGCACGTCATTGGGACGGAACGCCACGAATCGCGCCGGATTGACAACCAGTTGCGGGGACGTGCCGGACGGCAAGGCGACCCTGGCTCGACACGGTTCTTCCTCAGTTTAGAGGATAACTTATTGCGGATTTTTGGTGGCGATCGCGTTGCTGGGTTGATGCAAGCCTTCAATGTCGAAGAAGATATGCCCATCGAATCGGGATTGCTCACGCGCAGCTTAGAAGGGGCGCAGCGCAAAGTAGAAACCTACTACTACGACATCCGCAAACAGGTATTTGAGTATGACGAGGTAATGAACAAGCAGCGGCGGGCAATTTACGCCGAACGTCGTCGCGTCCTCGAAGGTCAAGACTTAAAAGAGCAGGTACTCAAGTACGGCGAGCAGACAATGAACGAAATTGTCGATTACTACATCAATCCTGACTTGCCTTCGGAAGATTGGGATATACCAAAATTGGTGAGCAAGGTGAAGGAGTTTGTCTACTTGCTGGCAGACTTAGAACCTGAGCAAATGGAAGATTTGACGGTCAGCGACATTAAAGCCTTCCTTCACGAACAAGTCAGAATCGCCTACGACATCAAAGAAGCCGAAATCGAGCAAATTCGCCCAGGATTGATGCGCCAAGCCGAACGCTTCTTTATCTTGCAGCAAATCGATAGCCTGTGGCGAGAACATCTACAACAAATGGATGGACTGCGAGAATCTGTAGGCTTACGCGGTTACGGACAAAAAGACCCGCTGATTGAATACAAGACAGAAGGGTTTGAGATGTTCTTGGATATGATGACCAACATTCGTCGAAATGTGGTATATTCTCTCTTCCAATTCCAACCTCAAATCGAGCCGTCAGTTACGGCGCAGTCAGAAATGGTTTAA
- a CDS encoding glutathione S-transferase family protein, translating to MIQLYDFVLSGNCHKVRLLLSILNLDYESVPVNLKAGEHKTERFLQLNPCGQVPVFVDGDVILRDSQAILVYLARRYGGEDWLPLELEAIAKIMQWLSFAANEIANSLAAARRYFIFKGQLDIDLTQQKAYQVLQILDRHLTNNQWLESSHPTIADLACFPYVGLAADAKVALDNYPHVIAWCDRIKRLPGYVSMPGL from the coding sequence ATGATTCAGCTATATGACTTTGTACTATCTGGTAATTGCCATAAAGTCAGGCTGTTGCTGTCGATATTGAACTTAGATTATGAGTCAGTACCCGTCAACTTAAAGGCAGGAGAACACAAAACCGAACGATTTCTGCAACTCAACCCTTGCGGACAAGTACCAGTTTTTGTGGATGGTGATGTAATATTACGAGATTCCCAGGCTATTTTAGTGTACCTAGCCCGACGCTACGGCGGCGAAGATTGGTTACCTCTAGAGCTTGAAGCGATCGCAAAAATTATGCAGTGGTTGTCTTTTGCCGCGAATGAGATTGCCAATAGTCTGGCGGCGGCGAGGAGATATTTTATCTTTAAAGGGCAACTCGATATAGATTTAACTCAACAGAAAGCTTATCAAGTATTGCAAATTCTCGATCGCCATTTAACGAATAACCAGTGGTTAGAAAGCAGCCATCCTACAATAGCCGATCTTGCCTGCTTCCCCTATGTCGGACTAGCCGCAGACGCAAAAGTTGCTTTAGATAACTATCCTCACGTTATCGCTTGGTGCGATCGCATCAAGCGGTTACCAGGTTACGTCAGTATGCCAGGACTGTAA
- a CDS encoding pyridoxamine 5'-phosphate oxidase family protein, whose amino-acid sequence MRNISTYHAGELTVQAQAGVQTEAAHLTKIIGASINPTARDFLRTQRLAIASTIDKHGKVWASLLTGKPGFVQVVAEQLVQVQTTANSSDPLLKNLSIHDDIGILVIDLATRRRLRINGKAELKQNGRIDVQTQQVYFNCPKYIQTRDLVAESDRQTAIPEVYSYTALTPAQQQWITQADTFFIASFHPQSGADASHRGGYPGFVQVLNATELVFPDYTGNNMFNTLGNIAQYAQIGLLFLDFVYGHTLQLTGTANIIWDTNRIAQFIGAERLVEVHIDWVLETTHATNLCWEFAQYSPYNPK is encoded by the coding sequence ATGCGTAACATATCAACTTATCATGCAGGGGAACTAACAGTTCAAGCACAAGCGGGAGTGCAGACAGAAGCAGCACATTTAACTAAAATTATTGGTGCGAGTATTAATCCAACTGCACGCGACTTTCTACGCACGCAAAGATTGGCGATCGCGAGTACGATTGACAAACATGGTAAAGTTTGGGCATCGCTGCTAACAGGAAAACCTGGTTTTGTACAAGTAGTAGCAGAACAACTCGTTCAGGTTCAAACAACAGCTAATTCTAGCGATCCGTTACTAAAAAACCTGTCAATACATGACGATATCGGTATTCTTGTTATCGATTTAGCGACTCGGCGGCGCTTACGGATTAACGGCAAAGCAGAACTGAAGCAAAATGGACGTATTGACGTGCAGACTCAGCAAGTCTATTTCAACTGTCCTAAATATATTCAAACCAGAGATTTAGTTGCTGAAAGCGATCGCCAAACAGCGATACCCGAAGTTTATAGTTATACAGCCTTGACTCCGGCACAACAGCAATGGATTACTCAAGCAGACACATTTTTCATCGCTAGCTTCCACCCCCAAAGTGGTGCTGATGCATCTCATCGGGGAGGATATCCAGGTTTCGTACAAGTGTTGAACGCGACTGAATTGGTATTTCCCGATTATACGGGCAATAATATGTTCAACACTCTTGGTAACATTGCCCAGTATGCTCAAATCGGCTTACTGTTCCTTGATTTTGTCTACGGACATACCTTACAACTAACTGGCACAGCCAATATTATCTGGGATACAAATCGCATAGCACAATTTATCGGTGCAGAACGCTTAGTAGAAGTCCACATCGATTGGGTGTTAGAAACAACACATGCGACTAATCTATGCTGGGAATTTGCACAATACTCGCCGTACAATCCCAAATAA
- a CDS encoding TetR/AcrR family transcriptional regulator: MSKAEAIAQILKVFRQYGYEGTTLSRLSKATGLGKASLYHYFPNGKEEMAQAVLNFVDEWMKANIFVPLKGAGTPRDRLEKMSENVDRLYCGGEQTCILAVLSLGEAKDLFNIQIQQALKSWIDTLAEVLVEARIEPTLARQKAEDAIIQIQGSLVLARSMDDTAPFQRVLKRLPEMLLENGNG, encoded by the coding sequence ATGTCCAAAGCAGAAGCGATCGCCCAAATCTTAAAAGTCTTTCGCCAGTATGGTTATGAAGGAACAACCCTATCGCGATTGTCCAAAGCGACGGGTTTGGGTAAAGCCAGTCTCTACCACTACTTTCCCAATGGCAAAGAAGAGATGGCACAAGCCGTACTTAACTTTGTTGATGAATGGATGAAAGCGAATATTTTTGTTCCCTTAAAAGGTGCGGGTACGCCTCGCGATCGCCTAGAGAAAATGAGCGAGAATGTAGATCGGTTGTATTGCGGCGGCGAACAAACTTGTATATTAGCCGTGCTGTCTTTGGGAGAAGCCAAGGATTTATTTAACATTCAAATTCAGCAAGCACTTAAGAGCTGGATCGATACTTTAGCTGAAGTTCTAGTAGAAGCAAGGATCGAGCCAACACTTGCCCGCCAAAAAGCAGAAGACGCTATTATTCAAATTCAAGGCTCTCTCGTCTTAGCTAGAAGCATGGACGACACTGCACCCTTTCAAAGAGTACTGAAGCGGTTGCCAGAAATGTTATTGGAAAATGGTAATGGGTAG